In Chloroflexota bacterium, one genomic interval encodes:
- the accC gene encoding acetyl-CoA carboxylase biotin carboxylase subunit, protein MFKKILIANRGEIALRVMRTCEDMRIGTVAIYSEADRLSPHVRYADEAYLLGPPPAKQSYLRFDAIIEAVKKSGAEAIHPGYGFLAENADFAETCEKAGVTFIGPNSKMIRSMGDKLSARRLMEKAGVPIVPGVTVAAASLDEMKRMAKQIGYPVLMKPSGGGGGKGMHIVHKEEELEHVMKMAQGEAASSFGTSTVYLEKYLRPVRHIELQVLRDNHGNAIHLGERECSVQRRHQKIIEESPSVAVTPEIRAKLVKAGLAAVEAVNYSGVGTCEFLLTTGGDVYFLEMNTRLQVEHTVTEMVTGLDLVEEQILVADNQKLRHKQSDIKWNGWAMECRISAEDPYNNFMPSPGLIALLSEPGGPGVRVDSGVSRGFEIPVFYDPLIAKLITWGHNREQAVRRMRRALGDYKILGIQNNIPFLQAIIRHKKFLSGDIHTMFLDENADLFQQEQKKDALYAAIAATLLEHQSKGEATKGQGKNGAKTGGASLWKSAALGQIWDRPWR, encoded by the coding sequence GTGTTCAAAAAGATACTGATCGCCAACAGGGGCGAGATCGCCCTGCGGGTCATGCGCACCTGCGAAGACATGCGCATCGGCACCGTCGCCATATATTCCGAGGCTGATCGCCTTTCCCCCCACGTCCGCTACGCCGACGAGGCCTACCTCCTCGGCCCCCCTCCCGCCAAGCAGAGCTACCTCCGCTTCGATGCCATCATCGAAGCCGTCAAGAAGTCCGGCGCCGAGGCTATCCACCCCGGCTATGGCTTCCTGGCTGAGAACGCCGACTTTGCGGAGACCTGCGAAAAAGCCGGCGTCACCTTCATCGGCCCCAACTCCAAGATGATCCGCTCCATGGGCGATAAGCTCTCCGCCCGCCGCCTCATGGAAAAGGCGGGCGTCCCCATCGTCCCCGGCGTAACGGTAGCGGCGGCCTCTCTGGACGAAATGAAAAGGATGGCCAAGCAGATCGGTTATCCCGTGCTGATGAAGCCCTCCGGCGGCGGCGGCGGCAAGGGCATGCACATCGTCCATAAGGAAGAAGAGCTCGAGCACGTCATGAAGATGGCCCAGGGCGAGGCCGCCTCGTCCTTCGGCACCTCCACCGTCTACCTGGAGAAGTACCTGCGGCCCGTCCGCCACATCGAGCTCCAGGTCCTGCGCGATAACCACGGCAACGCCATCCACCTGGGCGAGCGCGAATGCTCCGTCCAGCGCCGCCACCAGAAGATCATCGAAGAGTCCCCATCCGTCGCCGTCACGCCGGAGATCCGCGCCAAGCTCGTCAAGGCGGGCCTTGCCGCCGTGGAGGCCGTCAACTACAGCGGCGTCGGCACCTGCGAATTCCTCCTCACCACCGGCGGCGATGTCTACTTCCTGGAGATGAATACCCGCCTCCAGGTGGAGCACACCGTCACGGAGATGGTTACCGGCCTCGATCTTGTGGAAGAGCAGATCCTGGTGGCGGATAACCAGAAGCTCCGCCACAAGCAATCGGACATCAAGTGGAACGGCTGGGCCATGGAATGCCGCATCTCGGCGGAAGACCCCTACAACAACTTCATGCCTTCGCCGGGCCTCATCGCCCTCCTTTCGGAGCCGGGCGGCCCAGGCGTCCGCGTGGATAGCGGCGTCTCCCGCGGCTTCGAGATCCCTGTCTTCTATGACCCCCTCATCGCCAAGCTCATCACGTGGGGCCACAACCGCGAGCAGGCCGTCCGCCGCATGCGTCGCGCCCTGGGCGATTACAAGATCCTCGGCATCCAGAACAATATCCCCTTCCTCCAGGCTATCATCCGCCACAAGAAGTTCCTCTCCGGCGATATCCACACCATGTTCCTAGACGAGAACGCCGACCTCTTCCAGCAGGAACAGAAGAAGGACGCCCTCTACGCCGCCATCGCCGCCACGCTCCTGGAACACCAGAGTAAAGGCGAGGCGACCAAGGGCCAAGGCAAGAACGGCGCAAAGACCGGCGGCGCCAGCCTCTGGAAATCGGCCGCCCTCGGGCAGATCTGGGACAGGCCATGGCGCTAG